Proteins encoded together in one Neobacillus sp. FSL H8-0543 window:
- a CDS encoding 3-oxoacyl-ACP synthase yields the protein MKVGILSTGVYLPKDFLTGKDIAEMAGIPSVIVEEKMGIKKKYVPGPNDHTCEMGIIAAKQAIDKADIDPLEIDLIIYIGEEHKEYPLWTAGIKLQEAIGAYNAWAFDVALRCGTTVMALKIAKSMMMADPKINTVLLAGGYRNGDFIDYQNPRTRFMYNLGAGGGAILLKKGHAENIVLETRMITDGSFSEDVVVVAGGTKNPISKEAIDQRLNMLDVLDPEGMKRRLAQKSMDNFLKVITESVNLSGYQESDINYLAMLHMKKSAHAYVLSELGLSAEQSIYLEDYGHIGQIDQILSLELALGEGKVKDGDLIVFVSAGIGYAWGATTIKWGKGELDG from the coding sequence TTGAAGGTTGGTATCTTAAGTACAGGTGTGTATCTGCCAAAAGATTTTTTGACCGGGAAGGATATAGCTGAAATGGCAGGTATCCCTTCTGTTATTGTCGAAGAAAAGATGGGTATCAAGAAAAAATATGTTCCAGGTCCCAATGATCATACATGTGAAATGGGAATTATTGCAGCAAAACAAGCCATTGATAAAGCAGACATTGATCCCCTGGAAATTGATTTGATTATTTATATAGGCGAAGAACATAAGGAATACCCTCTCTGGACAGCTGGAATCAAGCTTCAAGAAGCAATAGGAGCATACAATGCCTGGGCTTTTGATGTGGCATTAAGATGCGGGACCACCGTCATGGCATTAAAAATTGCAAAGAGCATGATGATGGCTGATCCTAAAATTAATACGGTTCTGCTTGCAGGGGGATATCGGAATGGAGATTTCATTGATTATCAGAATCCTCGGACCCGCTTCATGTATAACCTTGGTGCGGGTGGCGGGGCAATTCTTTTAAAAAAAGGACACGCAGAAAATATTGTATTGGAAACCCGAATGATAACGGATGGTTCCTTTTCTGAAGATGTCGTTGTTGTTGCAGGTGGTACAAAGAATCCCATTTCGAAAGAGGCCATTGATCAACGTTTAAATATGCTGGATGTGCTCGACCCAGAGGGAATGAAGCGACGCCTAGCGCAGAAGTCGATGGACAATTTTTTAAAGGTTATCACTGAGTCAGTAAATCTGAGCGGATACCAGGAAAGTGATATTAATTATTTGGCGATGCTGCACATGAAAAAGTCAGCGCATGCATATGTTTTAAGTGAATTAGGCTTGTCTGCTGAACAATCGATTTACTTAGAGGACTATGGACATATTGGGCAAATTGATCAAATATTGTCGCTTGAGCTTGCTCTAGGAGAGGGCAAAGTAAAGGATGGGGACTTGATCGTTTTTGTAAGTGCCGGCATTGGATATGCGTGGGGGGCAACGACTATTAAATGGGGGAAAGGTGAGCTGGATGGTTAA
- a CDS encoding branched-chain amino acid ABC transporter permease, which produces MKWIQHNRMSALYIIIAAFLLLLPFVYESRGLMILLTQIFVFAIFAMSYDLLLGFTGIVSFGHAMYFGIGAYAIGIFMKRFEPTMLHFLLAVLTTIALTATVSFIVGLLTLRLKSHFYAMLTLSLAGLFLVLAEKWRTLTYGNDGFTFRVPEMFIDRTNYYLICLLAMIIVFMILKRFTNSPLGRVLQAIRENEQRTESLGFQVLHYKIAASVVSGVLAGIAGILYAMSLRFVNTSVFSMDITLDALLMTIIGGVGTLVGAIIGAGLIEFAHDWLTELAKVHWIFERWIIFFGIIYILVVIFFPLGIVGTLRTINWKRKKRDSVKKEKIAG; this is translated from the coding sequence ATGAAGTGGATTCAACATAATAGAATGTCAGCTTTATATATTATCATCGCTGCTTTTCTGCTCCTATTGCCCTTTGTTTACGAATCTAGAGGTTTGATGATTCTGTTAACACAAATTTTTGTGTTTGCAATATTTGCTATGAGTTATGATCTGCTGTTGGGGTTTACAGGAATTGTCTCTTTTGGACATGCAATGTATTTTGGAATCGGGGCCTATGCCATTGGTATCTTCATGAAGCGATTTGAGCCTACAATGCTCCATTTTCTTTTGGCGGTACTTACAACGATAGCCCTGACCGCAACAGTAAGTTTCATTGTTGGCTTGCTTACCCTCCGGTTAAAAAGCCATTTCTATGCAATGCTTACTCTATCGCTAGCCGGGTTGTTTTTAGTTTTAGCAGAAAAATGGCGGACATTAACCTATGGGAATGATGGATTTACCTTCCGGGTGCCTGAAATGTTTATTGACCGAACTAATTATTATCTCATTTGTTTATTGGCGATGATTATCGTTTTTATGATATTAAAGCGCTTTACGAATTCCCCCTTGGGAAGAGTGTTACAGGCCATTCGTGAAAATGAACAAAGAACGGAATCCTTAGGATTTCAAGTTCTTCATTATAAAATTGCCGCCAGTGTTGTATCAGGTGTGCTTGCTGGGATAGCTGGAATCCTGTATGCGATGTCCCTAAGGTTTGTAAATACAAGTGTTTTCTCTATGGATATTACCCTAGATGCCTTATTAATGACAATCATTGGTGGTGTTGGTACATTAGTCGGTGCAATTATTGGAGCGGGTTTAATTGAATTTGCTCATGATTGGTTAACCGAGCTTGCAAAAGTACATTGGATTTTTGAACGCTGGATTATTTTCTTCGGAATCATCTATATATTGGTTGTAATTTTCTTCCCTCTAGGTATTGTTGGTACGTTAAGGACGATCAATTGGAAACGAAAAAAACGCGATTCCGTTAAAAAAGAAAAAATAGCGGGATAG
- a CDS encoding branched-chain amino acid ABC transporter permease: protein MELLINLTLNGLATGMLIFLLAAGLTLIFGLMDVLNFAHGGLFAWGAYSGLWIYSTTGSFFIGIIGAILTGFLLGIIIERWIIKPVYGNHVQQILITLGLMLVLSEMLKVIWGPNQLIANTPDLLKGSWEIGSVIIIKYRVFIIFVGLMVFAGVQYLLKKTKIGLVVRAGVMNKEMVQALGINIQKVFMFVFMIGSGMAALGGILLGPYSGVIHAGMGMEFAILAFIVVVIGGMGNFTGSVMAAILVGLSGSFMAYYVPELSLAVNMLLMAVVLIVKPQGLFGGKG, encoded by the coding sequence TTGGAGTTATTAATCAATTTAACGTTAAATGGCCTTGCAACAGGCATGCTAATCTTTTTATTGGCTGCTGGTTTAACGCTTATCTTTGGTTTAATGGACGTTCTTAATTTTGCCCATGGCGGGTTATTTGCCTGGGGAGCATATAGCGGTTTGTGGATCTATTCAACAACAGGCAGCTTTTTCATTGGCATTATTGGTGCGATTCTTACAGGATTTCTCCTTGGAATCATTATTGAAAGATGGATTATTAAGCCGGTTTATGGAAACCATGTGCAGCAGATTTTAATTACATTAGGGCTAATGCTTGTCCTGTCTGAGATGCTCAAAGTTATTTGGGGACCGAATCAATTGATTGCAAACACACCCGATTTGTTAAAAGGAAGCTGGGAAATTGGCAGCGTCATCATAATTAAATATCGGGTATTTATCATTTTTGTAGGATTGATGGTGTTTGCTGGAGTGCAATATTTACTAAAGAAAACGAAGATTGGCCTTGTTGTTAGGGCTGGAGTTATGAATAAGGAAATGGTTCAAGCACTAGGAATCAATATCCAAAAAGTGTTTATGTTTGTATTTATGATTGGCTCAGGCATGGCGGCTCTTGGCGGAATTCTGTTAGGACCTTATTCTGGTGTCATTCATGCAGGGATGGGGATGGAATTTGCTATCTTGGCGTTTATTGTAGTTGTGATAGGCGGAATGGGTAATTTTACTGGCTCGGTAATGGCGGCGATTTTAGTTGGCTTGTCTGGTTCGTTTATGGCCTATTATGTACCGGAATTATCATTAGCAGTAAATATGCTGTTAATGGCGGTCGTATTGATCGTGAAACCGCAAGGATTATTTGGAGGGAAGGGGTGA
- a CDS encoding ABC transporter ATP-binding protein, which translates to MNELLRLNEVETHIGQYHILQGISLEVKKGEVTVLLGRNGAGKTTTLRTIMGLNPATKGSIVYKRDEIQALPTYTIAKKGIGYVPEDQGIFAGLTVEENMRVAIRLESEVTAKRMDYILDLFPDLKKFWKKPGGLLSGGQKQMLSIARAYVNENELLLIDEPSKGLAPIVIEKVMESILQMKDKTTIVLVEQNFMMASTIGDYFYIIDDGRTVNDGTMKQLKEDEEMKRKYLGIA; encoded by the coding sequence ATGAATGAGCTATTAAGACTGAACGAGGTTGAAACGCATATTGGACAATATCATATATTACAAGGTATCAGTTTAGAAGTGAAAAAGGGTGAGGTTACCGTTTTACTGGGAAGAAACGGAGCAGGAAAAACAACGACTCTAAGGACGATTATGGGGCTCAACCCAGCGACAAAAGGGAGTATTGTTTATAAACGAGACGAGATTCAAGCGCTGCCGACCTACACGATTGCAAAAAAAGGAATCGGTTATGTCCCGGAAGATCAGGGGATTTTTGCAGGACTAACCGTTGAGGAAAATATGAGGGTTGCAATCAGGTTAGAAAGTGAAGTTACAGCAAAACGGATGGATTATATATTAGATTTGTTTCCAGACTTAAAAAAGTTTTGGAAAAAACCAGGCGGATTATTAAGCGGCGGTCAAAAACAAATGCTTTCCATTGCGAGAGCCTATGTGAATGAAAACGAATTGCTGCTCATTGATGAGCCTAGTAAGGGTTTAGCGCCAATCGTTATTGAAAAGGTAATGGAGTCAATTTTACAAATGAAAGATAAAACGACGATTGTATTAGTGGAACAAAACTTCATGATGGCAAGCACCATTGGAGATTACTTTTACATCATTGATGATGGACGGACAGTAAACGATGGAACGATGAAGCAGCTAAAAGAAGATGAAGAGATGAAACGCAAATACTTAGGTATTGCTTAG
- a CDS encoding ABC transporter ATP-binding protein encodes MSTIIETSELSITFGGHTAVDSVSISVPEKHFKSIIGPNGAGKTTFFNLLSGQLAATKGKVYYRGKDITKFSPTKRTREGIGRSFQITNVFPNLTVLENVRLAVQSNAGVRYQVFFHYKKYREFERKALEWLGLVLLEDKKDSLASNLAHGEKRKLEMAMLLALETEVLLLDEPTAGMSLEEVPAILEVIRKIKEQASRTIILIEHKMDMILDLSDSVMVLFNGRLLADGTPEEIMKNELVQSAYLGGHVDE; translated from the coding sequence GTGTCAACCATAATAGAAACAAGTGAATTATCGATTACCTTTGGAGGGCATACTGCTGTCGATTCTGTCAGTATTTCTGTTCCTGAAAAGCATTTTAAATCAATTATTGGTCCGAATGGAGCTGGAAAAACAACCTTTTTCAATCTCCTCAGCGGACAATTAGCAGCTACTAAAGGAAAAGTCTATTACCGGGGAAAGGACATTACAAAGTTTTCCCCGACAAAGCGGACTAGAGAAGGCATTGGCCGTTCCTTTCAAATCACTAATGTATTTCCCAATCTAACTGTTCTGGAAAATGTCCGGTTAGCTGTGCAGTCAAATGCCGGGGTAAGGTACCAAGTGTTTTTTCATTATAAGAAATATCGTGAGTTTGAAAGGAAGGCATTGGAATGGTTAGGACTTGTTTTATTAGAAGATAAAAAGGATTCACTTGCCAGTAATCTTGCACATGGTGAAAAGCGAAAGCTCGAGATGGCGATGCTCCTTGCGCTTGAAACAGAGGTATTGTTATTAGATGAACCGACTGCTGGAATGTCGTTAGAAGAGGTGCCTGCAATATTAGAGGTGATTAGGAAAATCAAGGAGCAAGCGAGCCGGACAATTATTCTTATCGAACACAAAATGGATATGATTTTAGACTTATCAGATTCTGTGATGGTTTTATTTAATGGCAGACTTTTGGCTGATGGAACCCCAGAGGAAATTATGAAAAACGAGTTGGTTCAGTCGGCCTATCTAGGAGGTCACGTCGATGAATGA
- a CDS encoding substrate-binding domain-containing protein, whose translation MLIFTAACSSDQTKGDPKDDGEKAENLEPIKIGVLASTTGALESYGKQTLRGFELGLEYATEGTMEVEGRKIEFFVEDTETKPEVAVQKATKLLEEDKVDFLVGSSSSADTLAVLPLAEEYQKIMIVEPAVADSITGSEFNKYIFRSARNSSQDAVAGAAAIAKKGVKIATLAPDYSFGRDGVAAFAEAAKALGAEIVLEEYADPAATDFTSNIQKIIEAKPDYLFVVWAGANSPWKQISDMKVQDNGIKISTGAPDIAALATMEPLVGMEGFTVYYHDLPKNEINDWLVAEHKKRFNGEVPDLFTPGGMSAAISIVEALKKTKGDAEGDKLIEAMEGMSFETPKGKMTYRPEDHQALQALYAIRLEKKEGIAYPVPVLIRELTPEETTPPVRN comes from the coding sequence ATGTTAATTTTTACAGCTGCCTGTAGTTCAGATCAAACAAAAGGCGATCCAAAGGATGATGGTGAAAAGGCTGAAAATCTTGAGCCGATTAAAATTGGTGTTCTTGCCTCGACAACAGGTGCCCTGGAATCCTATGGCAAACAAACTTTAAGAGGTTTTGAGCTTGGACTGGAGTATGCAACTGAAGGAACAATGGAAGTTGAAGGAAGAAAAATCGAGTTTTTTGTTGAGGATACAGAAACAAAGCCAGAGGTGGCCGTTCAAAAAGCAACTAAGTTGCTTGAAGAGGATAAAGTGGACTTCTTAGTGGGGTCGTCCAGTTCTGCTGATACGTTAGCTGTACTCCCGCTTGCAGAAGAATATCAAAAAATTATGATCGTTGAACCAGCAGTAGCCGATAGTATTACAGGTTCCGAGTTTAATAAGTATATATTCCGTTCCGCTCGAAATTCTTCACAAGATGCGGTTGCAGGTGCAGCAGCGATTGCAAAAAAAGGCGTGAAAATTGCCACCCTTGCACCGGATTATTCATTTGGACGTGATGGAGTAGCAGCTTTTGCAGAAGCAGCTAAAGCACTTGGTGCCGAGATTGTTCTAGAAGAATACGCGGATCCCGCAGCAACTGATTTTACCTCAAATATTCAAAAAATCATTGAAGCTAAGCCTGACTATTTGTTTGTTGTATGGGCTGGAGCTAATTCTCCGTGGAAACAAATTTCTGACATGAAGGTTCAAGATAATGGAATCAAAATTTCAACAGGTGCACCGGATATTGCTGCTCTAGCAACGATGGAACCGCTTGTAGGAATGGAAGGCTTTACAGTCTATTATCATGATTTGCCAAAGAATGAGATCAACGATTGGCTTGTGGCCGAACATAAGAAAAGATTTAATGGCGAGGTGCCAGATTTATTTACCCCAGGCGGAATGAGTGCAGCCATTTCAATTGTCGAAGCGTTGAAGAAAACGAAAGGCGATGCAGAAGGGGATAAACTCATAGAGGCGATGGAGGGCATGAGTTTCGAAACTCCAAAAGGAAAAATGACCTATCGCCCAGAGGATCATCAGGCCCTCCAAGCATTGTATGCTATTAGACTTGAAAAGAAGGAAGGGATAGCATACCCTGTGCCAGTGTTGATCAGAGAATTGACGCCGGAAGAAACTACACCGCCCGTTCGGAATTAA
- a CDS encoding BTAD domain-containing putative transcriptional regulator, whose product MKLPIIRTKLRIPAVKEDFIRRAELTRKMKRIPEYPLTVIHSGAGFGKSTALALFMRDEKVSGCWYSISSLDDDILPFLSYVIHSIRRILPDFGKETASYIETMDRYIREEELSYLCSLFINEILSADAEITLILDDFHQIEHSYTINSWVEKLLEHMPPNLHLVISSRSHPGWKQLTKMKVCGQLLEITKEDLVLTIEEMEMLLTDLYGLELDPSQLQTIYQMTEGWVIALCMIAQQIPLRNDISTLFDHSSHSLHELFQYLVMEVFAKQTPMIQQFLEQTSIFEIIDEELCDEVIGLHQATSMLEQLKERNLFIQKIGSKHYRYHALFKGFLEENFQKNHPANFLLLHERCARFYERRALWEEALYHYKKINQVKAIASILQDYGTKMLENGKLKSLFDHLLMIPEEELTTYYMLWYLKAEVHRHRSQYQEAGECYNKTFTCAQKALDYLGMSKALEGKAKIYLDTIQPHQAEELLYEAIAHREKSNCSDEEKAKLYYLLSENLLNSGKSLNAEKWLQKAKETNLVVLDGNIEARLYLRTGRFDKAKNFLNRQKEELKGRSISALPQSHRETDLLLSLIEVFIGEGMKAKDLAQAGIQQGISLMAPFVEACGWIRMGHAVQILNKYDLDLSEQCYQTALEIMDRLNVERGKAEPLMGLCILYGTKGEFERAMDAGNRALEETEKVHDVWLSALISLCMGVNSILSKRLSKGIDFLEKTEVLFLQCDDSYGQMLCKFWLSYVFYLENSQELFHEKMESFLSLVQINKFDFFFHKRSIFSPRDLQMFVPLLIKCSKEDIQAPFAMKVLQDMGVTAFDFHPGYSIRVQTLGTFKIWLGEKEVGEKEWQREKAKELFQLFITANELIAKDEIIQILWPNQDKKSADRDFKVALNSLQNLLEPTRKARAAPFFIIREGMFYGLNPHAVIELDTTQFQSRIQNGLNELDQEKAIPYLEKGLSIYQGEYLPDRRYDDWCINKRESMLVYFLRGAEKMAQVMVRKENYESVIFWCERILARDRTWEEAYRLLMYSYYRKNNRPYAMKWYKKCTEVLEEELGVTPLEPTKHMYEMIIEAKSI is encoded by the coding sequence TTGAAGCTGCCGATTATTCGAACAAAGCTGCGAATTCCGGCTGTCAAAGAGGACTTTATTAGGCGTGCCGAGCTGACGCGTAAAATGAAAAGGATTCCTGAATATCCGTTAACGGTTATCCATTCTGGAGCCGGTTTTGGAAAAAGTACGGCACTGGCATTATTTATGCGAGATGAAAAAGTATCCGGTTGCTGGTACTCAATCTCATCGTTGGATGACGATATTCTGCCTTTTCTTTCATATGTCATTCATTCGATCAGAAGGATTTTACCTGATTTTGGCAAGGAAACAGCTAGCTACATAGAAACAATGGACCGCTATATCCGCGAAGAAGAATTGAGTTATTTATGCTCGTTATTTATAAATGAGATCCTTTCGGCAGATGCTGAGATTACCTTAATTTTGGATGACTTTCATCAAATTGAACATTCCTATACCATCAATAGCTGGGTTGAAAAGCTACTCGAACACATGCCGCCCAATTTACATTTGGTTATTTCGAGCAGAAGCCATCCTGGCTGGAAACAACTAACGAAAATGAAGGTTTGTGGCCAATTATTAGAGATAACGAAAGAAGACCTTGTTCTTACAATAGAAGAAATGGAAATGTTATTAACAGACCTTTATGGTTTAGAACTTGACCCAAGCCAGCTGCAAACCATCTATCAAATGACAGAAGGCTGGGTTATTGCTCTCTGTATGATTGCACAGCAAATACCACTTAGAAATGACATATCCACCCTTTTTGATCACTCCTCACATTCACTCCATGAGTTATTTCAGTACTTAGTGATGGAAGTCTTCGCAAAACAAACACCAATGATTCAGCAGTTTTTAGAACAAACATCTATTTTCGAAATAATTGATGAAGAATTATGTGACGAGGTAATTGGTCTGCATCAAGCAACAAGTATGCTTGAACAATTGAAGGAAAGGAATTTATTTATTCAAAAAATTGGATCGAAGCATTATCGGTATCACGCCTTATTTAAAGGCTTCTTAGAAGAGAACTTTCAAAAGAACCATCCAGCCAATTTTTTGCTTCTCCATGAAAGATGTGCCCGCTTTTATGAAAGAAGAGCCCTGTGGGAGGAAGCACTCTATCATTATAAAAAAATTAATCAAGTTAAAGCGATTGCCTCGATTCTTCAAGACTATGGAACGAAGATGCTTGAAAATGGCAAGCTGAAAAGCCTATTTGACCACTTATTAATGATTCCTGAAGAGGAGCTCACCACTTATTATATGCTTTGGTATTTAAAAGCAGAGGTTCATCGACACCGATCACAATATCAAGAGGCTGGAGAATGCTATAACAAGACCTTTACCTGTGCACAAAAAGCCTTGGATTATTTAGGAATGAGCAAAGCCTTAGAAGGAAAAGCAAAGATCTATTTGGATACAATACAGCCGCATCAAGCAGAGGAACTTCTATATGAAGCTATTGCACATAGAGAAAAAAGTAACTGCTCTGATGAGGAAAAAGCTAAATTGTATTATTTGCTATCTGAGAACTTACTTAACTCAGGGAAATCCTTAAACGCGGAAAAGTGGCTGCAAAAAGCAAAAGAAACTAATCTGGTCGTTTTGGACGGGAATATCGAAGCGAGATTGTATTTACGAACTGGCCGTTTTGATAAAGCGAAGAATTTCCTTAACCGCCAGAAAGAAGAACTAAAGGGCAGAAGCATATCCGCTCTGCCGCAGTCTCACAGGGAAACCGATTTATTATTATCGTTAATAGAAGTTTTTATTGGTGAAGGAATGAAAGCAAAAGACCTTGCTCAAGCTGGAATTCAACAGGGAATCAGTCTTATGGCCCCATTTGTTGAGGCGTGCGGCTGGATTCGGATGGGCCATGCCGTACAAATTCTCAATAAATATGATTTAGATTTGTCTGAACAATGCTACCAAACCGCATTAGAGATTATGGACCGATTAAATGTGGAACGAGGAAAAGCAGAACCATTAATGGGACTTTGTATCCTTTACGGGACAAAGGGAGAATTTGAACGGGCAATGGACGCGGGTAATAGAGCATTAGAAGAGACGGAGAAAGTGCATGATGTCTGGCTTTCTGCCTTAATTAGTTTATGTATGGGAGTAAATTCAATATTAAGCAAAAGGTTATCAAAAGGGATTGACTTCTTAGAGAAAACGGAAGTTCTATTCCTCCAATGCGATGACTCCTATGGACAGATGCTTTGCAAGTTCTGGTTATCCTATGTTTTTTATTTAGAAAATAGCCAAGAACTTTTCCATGAAAAGATGGAATCCTTCCTAAGCCTAGTACAAATTAATAAGTTTGATTTTTTCTTCCATAAAAGGTCGATCTTTAGTCCAAGAGATTTACAGATGTTTGTCCCGTTATTAATTAAGTGCTCAAAGGAAGACATTCAAGCGCCATTTGCAATGAAAGTTCTCCAAGATATGGGGGTAACTGCTTTTGACTTTCATCCAGGCTATTCAATCCGTGTACAAACACTTGGAACTTTCAAAATCTGGCTTGGAGAAAAAGAAGTTGGGGAAAAGGAATGGCAGCGTGAAAAAGCAAAGGAGCTATTTCAATTATTTATTACCGCTAATGAACTAATTGCTAAAGATGAGATTATCCAAATTCTTTGGCCAAATCAAGATAAAAAAAGTGCAGACAGGGATTTCAAAGTGGCTCTAAACAGTCTGCAAAATTTACTGGAGCCAACACGCAAGGCTAGGGCTGCACCATTTTTCATTATCAGAGAGGGAATGTTTTACGGGTTAAATCCTCATGCTGTAATTGAATTGGATACAACTCAATTTCAGTCTCGGATACAAAACGGACTAAATGAACTGGATCAGGAAAAAGCGATTCCTTATTTGGAAAAGGGACTATCCATTTACCAGGGAGAATACTTGCCGGACCGCCGATATGATGATTGGTGTATTAACAAAAGGGAAAGCATGCTCGTTTATTTTTTACGAGGGGCAGAGAAGATGGCGCAAGTAATGGTACGTAAAGAGAATTATGAAAGCGTTATTTTTTGGTGCGAAAGAATACTAGCAAGGGATCGAACCTGGGAAGAAGCCTATCGTTTATTAATGTACAGTTATTATCGAAAAAATAACCGGCCGTATGCCATGAAATGGTACAAAAAATGTACGGAGGTATTAGAGGAAGAATTGGGTGTGACCCCGTTAGAACCAACTAAGCATATGTATGAAATGATTATCGAAGCCAAAAGTATATAG
- a CDS encoding glucose 1-dehydrogenase: protein MAFIGRVVIVTGGANGIGQGIASAFAKNGAKVVIADVAEEAGNHTANWINQNFGEAKFIKTDVRLEANIIRLMEAVHENYGRIDILINNAGKGLFKSLYEVTVEEWDDIIHTNLRSVFLCSRESAKWMRKNEKGGSIVNIASTRALMSEPNSEGYAATKGGIVAITHALAASLSDDRVTVNAISPGWIHTGADSQLTAIDHEQHFSKRVGKPIDIARACLYLTSEDNDFVTGINLVVDGGMTRKMIYEE, encoded by the coding sequence ATGGCGTTTATAGGAAGAGTGGTAATTGTGACAGGGGGAGCAAATGGGATAGGCCAGGGGATTGCTTCTGCCTTTGCAAAAAATGGAGCCAAAGTGGTCATCGCTGATGTTGCGGAAGAGGCAGGAAACCATACGGCAAATTGGATTAACCAAAACTTTGGTGAAGCAAAATTCATAAAAACAGATGTGAGGCTAGAAGCAAATATCATCCGCTTAATGGAAGCAGTACATGAAAACTATGGCCGGATTGATATTCTTATCAATAATGCAGGGAAGGGGTTATTTAAATCCCTTTATGAAGTCACAGTTGAGGAATGGGACGATATCATCCATACCAATTTAAGAAGCGTCTTTCTATGCTCGCGTGAAAGTGCGAAATGGATGAGAAAGAATGAAAAGGGCGGTTCAATTGTGAACATTGCCTCGACTCGTGCGCTTATGTCAGAACCCAATTCCGAAGGATATGCGGCGACCAAGGGAGGAATTGTTGCAATTACACATGCTTTAGCAGCCTCTTTGAGTGATGACAGGGTAACAGTAAATGCTATCTCACCTGGTTGGATTCACACTGGAGCTGATTCCCAATTAACTGCAATCGACCATGAACAGCATTTTTCAAAACGTGTAGGAAAGCCAATTGATATCGCACGTGCATGTTTGTATCTAACCTCCGAGGATAATGACTTTGTCACTGGAATCAACCTGGTCGTCGATGGTGGAATGACCAGAAAAATGATATATGAAGAATAG
- the thrB gene encoding homoserine kinase, which yields MTLSDEKFVIKVPASSANLGPGFDSIGVAVDLYLKLEAEKSESWECTSTSIELKGLPADEKNFICQIAIQTAAKYGKELTPCKIIVESDIPLARGLGSSASAIVAGIELADYVGGLALTKKEKLLLATEIEGHPDNVGASLYGGLVIGSFQEKEVDILSFHAISFEMVACIPQETLLTKDSRGVLPTELSYSKAVNASATANVLVAALLSQNWELAGKMMGQDLFHQPYRKPLISFYSDVEKIAKSNGAFGVVLSGAGPTILCFTEIGMGKKLTDSLQTVLPDMKVKWLKIDNAGSSVHKLEKCI from the coding sequence ATGACTCTAAGTGATGAAAAGTTTGTTATTAAGGTACCGGCAAGTTCTGCTAACCTCGGACCAGGCTTTGATTCAATTGGAGTTGCCGTTGATTTGTATTTGAAGCTAGAGGCAGAGAAAAGCGAGAGCTGGGAATGCACTTCAACTTCCATTGAATTAAAGGGATTGCCTGCAGATGAGAAAAATTTCATCTGTCAAATAGCGATTCAAACGGCTGCGAAATATGGGAAAGAACTAACACCCTGTAAGATTATTGTTGAGAGTGATATCCCTTTAGCACGCGGGCTTGGATCAAGTGCTTCTGCGATTGTTGCTGGAATAGAGCTGGCTGACTATGTTGGGGGTTTAGCTCTAACAAAAAAGGAAAAGCTCCTACTTGCAACAGAAATAGAAGGACATCCTGACAATGTCGGGGCTTCCTTATATGGAGGGCTTGTGATTGGCAGTTTTCAGGAAAAGGAAGTTGATATCCTTTCATTCCACGCTATTTCGTTTGAGATGGTGGCCTGTATCCCGCAAGAGACCTTACTGACGAAAGATTCACGTGGTGTACTTCCGACGGAACTTTCATATTCGAAAGCGGTAAATGCTTCCGCTACCGCAAACGTTTTAGTTGCGGCACTGCTTAGTCAAAACTGGGAACTTGCAGGAAAGATGATGGGACAAGATCTTTTTCACCAGCCATATCGAAAACCGCTTATTTCATTTTATAGTGATGTTGAAAAAATCGCTAAATCAAATGGGGCATTCGGAGTCGTATTAAGTGGTGCTGGACCAACAATTTTATGTTTTACTGAAATAGGAATGGGGAAGAAATTGACCGATTCTTTGCAAACTGTGTTACCTGATATGAAAGTAAAATGGCTAAAGATAGATAACGCAGGAAGTTCGGTTCACAAGCTCGAAAAGTGTATATAA